Proteins co-encoded in one Bombus pyrosoma isolate SC7728 linkage group LG4, ASM1482585v1, whole genome shotgun sequence genomic window:
- the LOC122566825 gene encoding BRCA2-interacting transcriptional repressor EMSY isoform X6, whose protein sequence is MWPMRHETMTRDECRKCLRCLELEAYGNMVSVLRAQGPFTSEKQKLLQELAKVLHISNERHRAEVRRAVNDEKLATIAEQLSGPNTGTDWTIEGRRAIPLLPRLKARSAFTTLANSLSLATVAANKRNLHVHEIAEDAKDIRNESPVKVKVQENSFSNHEFASSEDKLSDENVLTEVTESDRNKEVNNHSNTSDSSEKYIISEKRKPSSPLSPAPPNKVLVVSSSSIGTFNHGTADKGSLENTIHLSRIPTNSLQHQNVTIIPLNINCGENITESKESVVQESASNHSVIPAGNFVNTVIPVGTSITKAKGRVITTQNKLNTKIGSAILVSGNMSCTTGNKFQPDVQDVSTQDSLSNSHRLMAVCPVTTVSNGPGPPQAKQITTLTCKKLSSTLNNQTTAKGVTLNSNKTVNISHHPDTKLGSKTNVIVIQKGQTKGVTLSQAGKEVLGKVIMGGKSLCVTSQHNAPINVVQRHVTLNNGDQGLTMLSTTNSSHTESITSNIKSGNTIMFNLRQDVLEKNKALSHLLESSHVLTSESKTVIQNTNALLSKEPSNSDLHVQDKELVVKTDAVITTVKDEKHSQIEYASQLYIYMLNREIYNSDTCSRFVSLK, encoded by the exons ATGTGGCCGATGAGACACGAAACCATGACCCGCGATGAATGCAGAAAATGTTTACGATGTTTGG AGTTAGAAGCTTATGGAAATATGGTGTCTGTCTTACGTGCTCAAGGTCCTTTCACTAgtgaaaaacagaaattgttacaAGAACTTGCtaaagttttacatatttctaatGAACGACATCGTGCTGAAGTACGAAGAGCTGTTAATGATGAAAAATTAGCAACAATAGCTGAGCA GTTAAGTGGTCCAAATACTGGTACTGATTGGACTATTGAAGGCCGACGTGCTATTCCACTTTTACCAAGATTAAAGGCTCGATCTGCATTCACAACTTTAGCAAATAGCTTGTCCCTTGCAACAGTAGCAGCAAACAAAAGGAATCTTCATGTTCATGAGATAGCAGAGGATGCAAAAG ATATTAGAAATGAATCTCCTGTGAAGGTAAAAGTACAAGAAAACTCGTTTAGCAATCATGAGTTTGCATCTAGTGAAGATAAATTAAGCGATGAAAATGTTCTAACTGag GTCACTGAATCAGATAGGAATAAAGAAGTTAATAATCACAGCAATACCTCTgatagcagtgaaaaatatattatatctgagAAACGTAAACCCTCTTCTCCTCTCTCACCAGCACCTCCAAACAag GTTCTGGTAGTATCTTCAAGTTCAATAGGAACTTTTAATCATGGTACTGCTGATAAAGGATCGCTAGAAAATACTATTCATTTGTCACGAATACCTACAAATTCGTTACAGCATCAAAATGTCACTATAATaccattaaatattaattgtggAGAAAATATTACAG AATCTAAGGAATCAGTAGTACAAGAAAGTGCCAGTAACCATTCAGTAATTCCAGCTGGTAATTTTGTGAATACAGTAATCCCAGTAGGTACAAGTATTACTAAAGCTAAAGGAAGAGTAATTACAACGCAAAATAAGCTTAATACAAAAATCGGATCTGCAATTCTGGTGTCCGGTAATATGTCATGTACAacaggaaataaatttcagccTGATGTTCAAGATGTATCTACACAAGATAGTTTAA GTAATTCACATCGACTGATGGCTGTTTGTCCTGTTACAACAGTATCTAATGGACCAGGGCCACCTCAGGCTAAGCAAATAACAACATTaacttgtaaaaaattatcttcaacGCTCAACAATCAAACCACTGCCAAG GGTGTTACactaaattctaataaaactGTAAATATATCTCACCATCCTGATACAAAATTAGGATCTAAAACAAACGTGATTGTTATACAAAAGGGTCAAACCAAAGGTGTTACTCTCTCTCAAGCAGGCAAG gAAGTATTAGGGAAAGTAATAATGGGTGGAAAAAGTTTGTGTGTCACGAGTCAACACAATGCTCCTATTAATGTGGTTCAGCGCCATGTTACATTGAATAATGGAGATCAAGGTCTAACTATGCTATCCACAACAAACTCATCTCATACAGAATCTATAACATCTAATATAAAg tCTGGTAATACTATTATGTTCAATCTTCGGCAGGATgttttggaaaaaaataaagcacTCTCTCATCTTCTTGAATCATCTCATGTTCTTACCTCTGAATCTAAGACTGTGATACAAAATACTAATGCTCTTCTTTCGAAGGAACCAAGTAACAGTGATTTACATGTACAGGATAAAGAGCTAGTTGTAAAAACCGATGCTGTAATTACTACTGTTAAAGATGAGAAACACAG CCAAATCGAATACGCATcgcaattatatatatatatgttaaatagagaaatttataattctgaCACTTGCTCACGCTTtgtatcattaaaataa
- the LOC122566825 gene encoding uncharacterized protein LOC122566825 isoform X12, with product MQKVLRKNIIYFDIRNESPVKVKVQENSFSNHEFASSEDKLSDENVLTEVTESDRNKEVNNHSNTSDSSEKYIISEKRKPSSPLSPAPPNKVLVVSSSSIGTFNHGTADKGSLENTIHLSRIPTNSLQHQNVTIIPLNINCGENITESKESVVQESASNHSVIPAGNFVNTVIPVGTSITKAKGRVITTQNKLNTKIGSAILVSGNMSCTTGNKFQPDVQDVSTQDSLSPKVSVSHTLQKPSSSENSNSVTSSTKCIVPVIHSNIKPPIPKTITSSNSHRLMAVCPVTTVSNGPGPPQAKQITTLTCKKLSSTLNNQTTAKGVTLNSNKTVNISHHPDTKLGSKTNVIVIQKGQTKGVTLSQAGKEVLGKVIMGGKSLCVTSQHNAPINVVQRHVTLNNGDQGLTMLSTTNSSHTESITSNIKSGNTIMFNLRQDVLEKNKALSHLLESSHVLTSESKTVIQNTNALLSKEPSNSDLHVQDKELVVKTDAVITTVKDEKHSQIEYASQLYIYMLNREIYNSDTCSRFVSLK from the exons ATGCAAAAGGttttaaggaaaaatattatctattttg ATATTAGAAATGAATCTCCTGTGAAGGTAAAAGTACAAGAAAACTCGTTTAGCAATCATGAGTTTGCATCTAGTGAAGATAAATTAAGCGATGAAAATGTTCTAACTGag GTCACTGAATCAGATAGGAATAAAGAAGTTAATAATCACAGCAATACCTCTgatagcagtgaaaaatatattatatctgagAAACGTAAACCCTCTTCTCCTCTCTCACCAGCACCTCCAAACAag GTTCTGGTAGTATCTTCAAGTTCAATAGGAACTTTTAATCATGGTACTGCTGATAAAGGATCGCTAGAAAATACTATTCATTTGTCACGAATACCTACAAATTCGTTACAGCATCAAAATGTCACTATAATaccattaaatattaattgtggAGAAAATATTACAG AATCTAAGGAATCAGTAGTACAAGAAAGTGCCAGTAACCATTCAGTAATTCCAGCTGGTAATTTTGTGAATACAGTAATCCCAGTAGGTACAAGTATTACTAAAGCTAAAGGAAGAGTAATTACAACGCAAAATAAGCTTAATACAAAAATCGGATCTGCAATTCTGGTGTCCGGTAATATGTCATGTACAacaggaaataaatttcagccTGATGTTCAAGATGTATCTACACAAGATAGTTTAA GTCCAAAAGTATCCGTATCACACACTTTACAAAAACCATCAAGTtcagaaaattcgaattcaGTTACAAGCAGCACAAAGTGCATTGTGCCAGTAATACATTCTAACATAAAACCTCCAATACCTAAAACTATTACCTCCA GTAATTCACATCGACTGATGGCTGTTTGTCCTGTTACAACAGTATCTAATGGACCAGGGCCACCTCAGGCTAAGCAAATAACAACATTaacttgtaaaaaattatcttcaacGCTCAACAATCAAACCACTGCCAAG GGTGTTACactaaattctaataaaactGTAAATATATCTCACCATCCTGATACAAAATTAGGATCTAAAACAAACGTGATTGTTATACAAAAGGGTCAAACCAAAGGTGTTACTCTCTCTCAAGCAGGCAAG gAAGTATTAGGGAAAGTAATAATGGGTGGAAAAAGTTTGTGTGTCACGAGTCAACACAATGCTCCTATTAATGTGGTTCAGCGCCATGTTACATTGAATAATGGAGATCAAGGTCTAACTATGCTATCCACAACAAACTCATCTCATACAGAATCTATAACATCTAATATAAAg tCTGGTAATACTATTATGTTCAATCTTCGGCAGGATgttttggaaaaaaataaagcacTCTCTCATCTTCTTGAATCATCTCATGTTCTTACCTCTGAATCTAAGACTGTGATACAAAATACTAATGCTCTTCTTTCGAAGGAACCAAGTAACAGTGATTTACATGTACAGGATAAAGAGCTAGTTGTAAAAACCGATGCTGTAATTACTACTGTTAAAGATGAGAAACACAG CCAAATCGAATACGCATcgcaattatatatatatatgttaaatagagaaatttataattctgaCACTTGCTCACGCTTtgtatcattaaaataa